A region from the Palaemon carinicauda isolate YSFRI2023 chromosome 9, ASM3689809v2, whole genome shotgun sequence genome encodes:
- the LOC137646707 gene encoding coagulation factor V-like translates to MNKRSHDSYFFFSITKFLHVLDIIATSLELDIIATSLELDIIATSLELDIIATSLELDIIATSLELDIIATSLELNIIATSLESDIIATSLELDIIATSLELDIIATSLESDIIATSLELDIIATSLELDIIATSLESDIIVTSLELDIIATSLELDIIATSLELDIIATSLESDIIATSLELDIIATSLELDIIVTSLELDIIATSLELDIIATSLELDIIATSLELDIIATSLEQQ, encoded by the coding sequence ATGAATAAAAGGAGTcatgatagttatttttttttttctatcacaaaATTTTTACATGTCTTAGACATTATTGCTACAAGTCTGGAGTTAGACATTATTGCCACAAGTCTGGAGTTAGACATTATTGCGACAAGTCTGGAGTTAGACATTATTGCTACAAGTCTGGAGTTGGACATTATTGCTACAAGTCTGGAGTTAGACATTATTGCCACAAGTCTGGAGTTAAACATTATTGCTACAAGTTTGGAGTCAGATATTATTGCTACAAGTCTGGAGTTAGACATTATTGCGACAAGTCTGGAGTTAGACATTATTGCCACAAGTTTGGAGTCAGACATTATTGCTACAAGTCTGGAGTTAGACATTATTGCTACAAGTCTGGAGTTGGACATTATTGCCACAAGTTTGGAGTCAGACATTATTGTTACAAGTCTGGAGTTAGACATTATTGCGACAAGTCTGGAGTTAGACATTATTGCTACAAGTCTGGAGTTAGACATTATTGCCACAAGTTTGGAGTCAGACATTATTGCTACAAGTCTGGAGTTAGACATTATTGCCACAAGTCTGGAGTTAGACATTATTGTCACAAGTCTGGAGTTAGACATTATTGCTACAAGTCTGGAGTTAGACATTATTGCCACAAGTCTGGAGTTAGACATTATTGCTACAAGTCTGGAGTTAGACATTATTGCCACAAGTCTGGAGCAACAGTAG